The Agrococcus carbonis genome has a window encoding:
- a CDS encoding MaoC/PaaZ C-terminal domain-containing protein, which yields MGAAFDPAALEVGQVVAERELRFTRESLVRYAGASGDFNPIHYRDDVAAAVGLPGVLAHGMLTMGAAVQPVVDWAGPGRVVDYQVRFTRPVVVDAEAGADLRVVATVGRLDEGAARIDLTVTAGDQTVLGKAQVVVATDR from the coding sequence ATGGGCGCGGCGTTCGATCCCGCTGCGCTCGAGGTCGGCCAGGTGGTCGCCGAGCGCGAGCTGCGCTTCACGCGCGAGAGCCTCGTGCGCTACGCCGGCGCCTCGGGCGACTTCAACCCGATCCACTACCGCGACGACGTCGCCGCGGCCGTCGGGCTGCCCGGCGTGCTCGCGCACGGCATGCTGACGATGGGGGCCGCCGTGCAGCCGGTGGTCGACTGGGCCGGCCCGGGCCGCGTCGTCGACTACCAGGTGCGCTTCACCCGGCCCGTCGTCGTCGACGCCGAGGCGGGCGCCGACCTCCGCGTGGTCGCGACCGTCGGCCGCCTCGACGAGGGCGCTGCCCGCATCGACCTCACCGTCACGGCGGGCGACCAGACGGTGCTCGGCAAGGCGCAGGTCGTGGTGGCGACCGACCGATGA
- a CDS encoding UDP-N-acetylmuramate dehydrogenase → MSDRRSLADATTMRVGGEAQRWIEATTREAVAAAYAELLDDEYEPHLILGGGSNTVASSEPFDGTVLRVATRGIRTLAAAQPPRRPAGEEPPADDAVVLRVEAGESWDAVVAQAVDEGLAGLEALSGIPGSMGAAPIQNIGAYGQELSSTLVGIELLTLDRETDELVVRHVPAAELRLGYRDSAIKRGLLSGVVLSVDVRLRRTADRRSQPVAYQQLATALGVELGTRVPLEDVRASVLELRRSKGMVLSDDPDSVSAGSFFTNPIVSARFASGLPQEAPRWSVSPQPLATVLPLDADTPVPSLDRPVPQVKLSAAWLIEQSGIARGFSLPGSRAAVSSKHTLALTNRGGATGEQVAELARFVQARVENQFGVHLVPEPVLVGLRL, encoded by the coding sequence ATGAGCGATCGCCGCTCGTTGGCCGACGCCACCACCATGCGGGTGGGCGGCGAGGCGCAGCGCTGGATCGAGGCGACGACGCGCGAGGCGGTCGCCGCGGCCTACGCCGAGCTGCTCGACGACGAGTACGAGCCGCATCTCATCCTCGGCGGCGGCTCCAACACCGTCGCCTCCTCCGAGCCGTTCGACGGCACCGTCCTGCGCGTCGCGACCCGCGGCATCCGCACGCTCGCGGCGGCGCAGCCGCCGCGACGGCCGGCGGGCGAGGAGCCGCCCGCCGACGACGCGGTCGTGCTGCGCGTCGAGGCCGGCGAGTCGTGGGATGCGGTGGTGGCGCAGGCGGTCGACGAGGGCCTCGCGGGCCTCGAGGCGCTCAGCGGCATCCCCGGGTCGATGGGCGCGGCGCCGATCCAGAACATCGGCGCCTACGGGCAGGAGCTCTCGTCGACGCTCGTCGGCATCGAGCTGCTGACGCTCGATCGCGAGACCGACGAGCTCGTCGTGCGGCACGTGCCGGCGGCCGAGCTGCGGCTCGGCTACCGCGACTCGGCGATCAAGCGCGGGCTGCTCTCGGGCGTCGTGCTCTCGGTCGACGTGCGGCTGCGGCGCACCGCCGATCGGCGCAGCCAGCCCGTCGCCTACCAGCAGCTCGCGACGGCGCTCGGCGTCGAGCTCGGCACGCGCGTGCCGCTCGAGGACGTGCGGGCCTCGGTGCTCGAACTGCGGCGCTCGAAGGGGATGGTGCTCTCCGACGACCCCGATTCGGTGAGCGCCGGATCGTTCTTCACGAACCCGATCGTGTCGGCGCGCTTCGCGTCCGGGCTGCCGCAGGAGGCGCCCCGCTGGTCGGTGTCGCCGCAGCCGCTGGCGACGGTGCTGCCGCTCGACGCCGACACGCCCGTGCCGTCGCTCGACCGCCCGGTGCCGCAGGTGAAGCTCTCGGCGGCGTGGCTCATCGAGCAGTCGGGCATCGCACGCGGCTTCTCGCTGCCCGGCTCGCGCGCTGCGGTGTCGTCCAAGCACACGCTCGCGCTCACGAACCGCGGAGGCGCGACCGGCGAGCAGGTCGCCGAGCTCGCGCGCTTCGTGCAGGCGCGGGTCGAGAACCAGTTCGGCGTCCACCTCGTGCCCGAGCCGGTGCTCGTCGGCCTGCGGCTCTGA
- a CDS encoding MaoC family dehydratase N-terminal domain-containing protein — MAVNPELQGRQYPPIRPYLVGREKVREFARAVQATHPEHHDVEAARAAGHADVVAPPTFPIVIQQLTWNQLLDDPEAGIVLERIVHGDQRFTASRPIVAGDELTAQLTVTRVRSLGGNDMVTCETAVTDASGAHVVTATSSLVVAGEAA, encoded by the coding sequence GTGGCAGTGAACCCCGAGCTCCAGGGCAGGCAGTACCCGCCCATCCGGCCGTACCTCGTCGGGCGCGAGAAGGTGCGCGAGTTCGCGCGCGCCGTGCAGGCGACCCACCCCGAGCACCACGACGTCGAGGCAGCGCGCGCCGCGGGCCACGCCGACGTCGTCGCGCCGCCGACCTTCCCGATCGTCATCCAGCAGCTCACCTGGAACCAGCTGCTCGACGACCCCGAGGCCGGCATCGTGCTCGAGCGCATCGTGCACGGCGACCAGCGCTTCACCGCATCCCGCCCCATCGTCGCGGGCGACGAGCTCACGGCGCAGCTCACCGTGACGCGCGTGCGCTCGCTCGGCGGCAACGACATGGTCACATGCGAGACTGCCGTGACGGATGCGTCGGGCGCGCACGTGGTCACGGCCACGTCGTCGCTCGTGGTGGCGGGGGAGGCGGCCTGA